ATAGATCGCCGACTTGGAAATTCTCGAAGAAAGAAACAATACTTGATTTAACATCTTTGACTTCAAAAACTTCTTTTACTTGCTTTGCAACATCAACTTCTGTCTTCGCCAAAATCAGTTTTACAATTTCAGAAATTTTGTTTTCTAATGGCGCTACAAGAACAGCGGTTAGTTCTTCTTCCATGAGATAGATACTGTTTTCATCGCCTAAATTCAAATTTTCCAGCGACTTTTCAAGGTTGCTGATAAACGGCAATACGAGTTCGGCTTTGATTACTTTTTCTGTTACTTCAAGAGAGGTCGTAAGAGCTTGATCATATTCTTTTAGGTGAGGTGCAGTCGATTTTTCTATTTCCTCGGCTAACTTATCAATTATTTCCGAAATTTGCTTGGGCTTGATTTTGCCTAATTGTAGCCCAATAAGACCAAGGAGATTTTTAGGGATATTTGTTCTATAAACTCCCGCTTGAATGGTATTCAAAACATTAAAATCGAAGCCGCGAGTAACGGCTTTCCATGCGAGCGTATTGAAAGATGGGTATTTGTTAAGATTAAGACCAATGAGCAAATTTGAACTATTGCGTAATTGGATGCTTCTTTTTGGGTTCCGCCGTTTATGGAAATCTGTTTCCAAGAAATCCATAAAATACTTGGCAACTTCTTTGATAAAAGCCAAGCCGTTATTTTGATTTTGTTCCGTTTTGTTACCTATTTTGTTTGCCATATAGCTACTTTATTAATCATCAATATTAGCACTATTATGTCAAATCATGAATCTGACCTACTTGAGGAACCATTGCTTCCACCCCTAGATCGTTTTTGATTTTACCAGCTAGCACTGAAGCCGGGCCTTCTTCGCCTTGGACCACAAAAACTTTTTTAACACCTTTAATAGCACTTACCCATTTTAAAAGACCAATTTGGTCGGCGTGGGCCGAGTAACCGCCGATAGCTTTAACTTCGGCGCGCACTGGAATAACCTCGCCAAACATTTTTACTTCTTGCGCACCATCCAAAAGGCGCCGACCCAAGGTATTTTGAGTTTGATAACCGATTATCAAAAGTGTGGATTTGGGATCGGGTAAATATCGGCGTTCGTGATGCAATATTCGCCCGCCTTCCGACATACCCGAACCCGCTATTACAATTTTTGGCGGCAAAACTTCGTTTATGGCTTTAGAAGACTCTGTGGTTAAAGAAAACTGTAAGCCCGGGAAATTAAAAAGATCATCGCCCGACTTTATTAAATAACCAGCCTCTTTATTAAAATAATCCGGATATTTTTGATATATGGCCGTGGCTTTTATAGCTAAGGGGCTGTCTATAAAAATCGGCATTCTTTTTATTCGGCCGGATTCCACTAGATCATTTAATTCAAAAAGCAATTCCTGCGTTCTTTCTAAAGCAAAGGCTGGAATCATTAACGTGCCGCCATTTTTTACTACAGATTCAATTATAGCTTTTAATTTTTCTTTTCTGCGCGAACGATCTTCATGAGTTCTATCGCCATAGGCCGATTCCACTAAAACATAATCGGCTTCGGTTATAATTTCTGTGTTTTTTAAAAGCGGGGTGGGCGAATTGCCTAAGTCGCCCGAAAAAACAATTTTAGTTTTTCGGGACGTCCCGAGCGTAGTCGAGGGATTACTTTCATTTAGATAAAATTCTATTATAGATGAGCCTAAAATGTGGCCGGCGTCTCTAAAAAAAGCTTTAATATTTTTATTTACCTTAACCTCTTCGCCGTAAGAACGCCCATGCGTTAATTTCCAAATTTCTATAAGATCATTTTCGTCAAATAATGGTTCTAAACCAGTTTCTTCGGCTTCTCTTTTTAACAAATGCAGGGAATCGTCCAAGTTAACGCGGGCCAAATCCAAGGTGGCATGCGTAGCAAAAATTTTCCCCCTAAAACCTTCTTTGTAAAGTTTGGGTATGCGCCCCACATGATCTAAATGCGCGTGGGTTATAAAAACAGCATCTATGGTTGAAGGATCGTAAGCAAATTTTTCGTAGTTTTCTTTTTCAGCCATTCGGCCGCCTTGCTGTAAACCGCAGTCAATTAAAACTCTGGTGTCGCCACATTCCAATAAATAATTTGCGCCAGTAACCACACCGGCCCCGCCGTAGAAATATAATTTCATGAAATTTCTAATTACTAATACCTAATTTCTAATCAAATCCTAATAACCAATGACAAAATTATTTAGACATTCAGACATTAGAAATTAATTAGATATTAGTAATTGGATATTAGATATTTTCTAAAGTTGCCCACTTCTTCCTCACTATATTCGGCCACTCCGCATGTGATTTCTGCCAATCCTTAAGCCATTTTATTGTTACAGGATCCGAAGGATAGCCCGAACCAAAATCACCATACGTCTTTTTTAAAATTTTAACATATTTTTCACGTTCCGACTTAGCCAAAATAGAAGCCGCCGCTACGGCAATATTAGAGCTATCCATTTTATTAGCGCCGATTATTTTATGATCTTGATTCAAACAGAGCGAGCTAATATTTTTGCAATAGTTTTTAATACCAGTTCCAGACACAGGCGCGTCCAGATAAACCCTGTGGGGCAAAAAATGATTTATGAGTTTAGCCGAAAATTTAATTTCTAAGTCATTTATGGAATATTTATCTATATCGGCTGGGCTAATTTTAATAACTTTATAACCGTGGGCTATTTTTTTAATTTCTTTTGCTATCTCTTCCCTTTTTTTAGCCACCAGTAATTTTGAGTCTGTAACGCCAAGATCGTTTAATTTATCTATTAAATGATCTTCTTCGGAAATTAAAAAACCGCCCAAAAAAAGCGGACCAATAACACAACCCTTACCAGCTTCGTCTATGCCTAAAACTAAATCGTGCATGAATGGATTATAGCGCAAAGAATTAAATCAGCCCCGACGATGTTACGTCGGGGCTGAAAGGTGTTGATATTAGTGCTGGGTTTCGCCTAGCCGATAGTCGGGTAGAAGACCAATACGCCTCATGGCGTAGTGCATCTCCCGATCGCTGGCATCGCGAATCGTGTGACCCGCCACCGAGTGACGGATATCTTCGCCGTCTCTGCGAATGGCTTCCATGACTCTGACTTGAATCTGATCGCCTTCCATATGCCCCTCCGCATATGAAATGTTTGGAATCCTTTCCGTAGGATTTATAAGAGCCTCCCGCTCTTATGGTTTTGATCTAGTTGGTAATATACGCAACGGTCACAATCACCACCCATGAGAGAATGGATCCGATGCCGACCCCTCTAAAAATGGGGCCGGGTTTTTCTGGGTATTCGGCGCTTCCGCCATCGTATCCCATGAAAAGGCCCATCTTTGTGAATAACGGGGTCAAATAGGCCTTTCCCGATTCTTCTCGCAGATAAAACGAGATGATCAGGATAGAAACCAACATCACCCCAGCACCAATCAAAGTCGGTGCAATGAAGGGCGTGATTGACCCTACGGCGATGGCGGTAACCATCACAATCCAGAATTTCAAGCTTTTCAATGTATCCATAAAACCCTCCCAGGGATTAAAGGTGCTGTCTATTTACTGAATATGCCCATTATACACTATTTATATAACCTGTCAAGTGAACGCGCGCAGTCAATAAAAAACAACCTTTTTGCGGTCGCATTTACTAAAAAGCTAATAGCTAGAAGCTAAAAGCTATCTATGTATGACGATCCGCCACCACAAAAGCTCCGTAAGACATCGGCTTGGTTTTTACTTCGTAGCCATTGCCCCTAACCATACCTACCACCTCTTTTATCATTTCGCGCGTAGCGCCGTTTTCACCCACATCTACGTGGATTTCGAAATTAAAATTATCTAGCAAGTTTTCTTTTTTTAAAGATTCAAAAAGGTTTTTATAAACCACCTCGGCCACGCTTAAAGATTTTAAAGTTTCAGTATAAATTCTCTCACGCAAGGTTTTAAAATTTTTGTGTTCTTGGCGCGCCCAAAAATATCGCCCACCCGCGCCCACCCGCCGTACCACAATGGCCGTCACAAAATCCGTGCGATCTATATAGACTTGAGAATCTGTACCCACTATAACTTGATATTTATGCTTAGCGCTTTCGCGAAGATAATCGTAAACATCGCGAATCACATCGGCTACCAGCATTACGCCCTTGGATGGGCTGTGAAATTTGTTATCAATCATACTTTGCCAATATAGCGAATTCTATCTGATATGGCTAGCCCACGGAAGGACCGCCCTTCCTAGAAGGGCGGTCCTTCCTCTTAAAATCCTTAAAACAAGCTTGGAATTTTATGTTCTGCGTTTATAACTTTAGCATCTAAAATCCTATGGACTTTAAAATAGCGCTTATCCTGGCGGGTATGGCAATAAGCCTCTATGGTATCTTTTTTTATAGAATAAATTTCTATGTTTCTTTTCTTGCGGGCTTCTTCGCCATCTTCCGCTTTCATAGAAACATAATCTATCTCTACCAACTTTTTATTTTTAAAAGCGTCAGCTAAAACCGCCTGTATATCTTTTTTTTCTTTGGCGGTGCTCCAGCTAGCCGGCACGGTTTGTAAGCCACTTACGCGCGATTCAAATAAAACCGAACCGTGGTTTAGGCCATATTCGTAAATATCTTTAGTTAATTTAACATCCTGCAGACAATATTTTTTAATTTGGTCTATTTTACCTTCCTTGTACCACTGCAAAGCTTCTAAACCATGCCCAGATTTTTGCTCGCCCAGCGTTGCGCTGGCTAAAGCACCTAAACCCGGCCTATAACCTAAAACCGCTTCTAGTTTTTCCATTAGATCCAAAGTAGGCATTTCGGCTAAAACTAAATTTTTAAAATATGCCTGCAAAACTTGGTAATCAAAATGCTTGGTATTAAAACCAATTATTAAACCGGCATCGGCCATTACTTTTTCGAGTTCGGAGAGATCCTTTTC
Above is a genomic segment from bacterium containing:
- a CDS encoding MBL fold metallo-hydrolase; its protein translation is MKLYFYGGAGVVTGANYLLECGDTRVLIDCGLQQGGRMAEKENYEKFAYDPSTIDAVFITHAHLDHVGRIPKLYKEGFRGKIFATHATLDLARVNLDDSLHLLKREAEETGLEPLFDENDLIEIWKLTHGRSYGEEVKVNKNIKAFFRDAGHILGSSIIEFYLNESNPSTTLGTSRKTKIVFSGDLGNSPTPLLKNTEIITEADYVLVESAYGDRTHEDRSRRKEKLKAIIESVVKNGGTLMIPAFALERTQELLFELNDLVESGRIKRMPIFIDSPLAIKATAIYQKYPDYFNKEAGYLIKSGDDLFNFPGLQFSLTTESSKAINEVLPPKIVIAGSGMSEGGRILHHERRYLPDPKSTLLIIGYQTQNTLGRRLLDGAQEVKMFGEVIPVRAEVKAIGGYSAHADQIGLLKWVSAIKGVKKVFVVQGEEGPASVLAGKIKNDLGVEAMVPQVGQIHDLT
- the rnhB gene encoding ribonuclease HII, whose translation is MHDLVLGIDEAGKGCVIGPLFLGGFLISEEDHLIDKLNDLGVTDSKLLVAKKREEIAKEIKKIAHGYKVIKISPADIDKYSINDLEIKFSAKLINHFLPHRVYLDAPVSGTGIKNYCKNISSLCLNQDHKIIGANKMDSSNIAVAAASILAKSEREKYVKILKKTYGDFGSGYPSDPVTIKWLKDWQKSHAEWPNIVRKKWATLENI
- a CDS encoding ribonuclease H-like YkuK family protein, producing MIDNKFHSPSKGVMLVADVIRDVYDYLRESAKHKYQVIVGTDSQVYIDRTDFVTAIVVRRVGAGGRYFWARQEHKNFKTLRERIYTETLKSLSVAEVVYKNLFESLKKENLLDNFNFEIHVDVGENGATREMIKEVVGMVRGNGYEVKTKPMSYGAFVVADRHT
- a CDS encoding ribonuclease H-like domain-containing protein codes for the protein MPQDKRLVFDVETQKELAEVGGFRNVHLLGISVVGVYTYADDTYKAYEEKDLSELEKVMADAGLIIGFNTKHFDYQVLQAYFKNLVLAEMPTLDLMEKLEAVLGYRPGLGALASATLGEQKSGHGLEALQWYKEGKIDQIKKYCLQDVKLTKDIYEYGLNHGSVLFESRVSGLQTVPASWSTAKEKKDIQAVLADAFKNKKLVEIDYVSMKAEDGEEARKKRNIEIYSIKKDTIEAYCHTRQDKRYFKVHRILDAKVINAEHKIPSLF